A part of Bartonella quintana genomic DNA contains:
- a CDS encoding HlyD family secretion protein: protein MIKALRSKATIIAFLSGVTGVLLILWAWKLPPFVSAIQITNNASVKGNVTLVSSQISGVIARIYVQDYQRVEKGMLLFELDDALLRQQLARAQAVLDSKNAKLASVVLQAQFLQGEINTAEAELARLRAFSNILPGHKKSSFDDTASSVVRPFSQLLTALETKRQLQKQLELERQSLQSEVAGAKVGVELAKLNLKHTKILSPKTGHVGLVSARVGQYVLPGTQLVSLISDDIWIIANYKETQLSQMRVGQPVVFSVDALNNQKLTGRVARFAPATGSEFSLLKTDTAIGNFIKIAQRISVRISLDPGQEGAEKLIPGMSVVTYVDTSKSGSGK from the coding sequence GTGATAAAGGCATTACGGTCAAAAGCGACCATTATTGCATTCCTATCAGGTGTTACGGGTGTTTTGCTGATTTTATGGGCTTGGAAACTTCCCCCATTTGTCAGTGCAATTCAAATAACGAATAATGCTTCTGTTAAGGGCAATGTCACTCTGGTGAGTTCACAGATCTCTGGTGTGATTGCACGGATTTATGTTCAAGATTATCAAAGAGTTGAAAAAGGAATGCTTTTATTTGAACTCGATGATGCCCTCTTGCGCCAACAACTTGCACGAGCACAGGCTGTTTTGGATTCAAAAAATGCAAAACTTGCAAGCGTTGTTTTGCAGGCTCAGTTCTTACAGGGAGAAATTAATACAGCGGAAGCCGAACTTGCCCGTTTGCGAGCGTTTTCCAATATTCTTCCTGGACACAAAAAGTCAAGCTTTGATGATACTGCGAGTTCAGTTGTTCGTCCTTTTTCGCAATTATTGACAGCGCTTGAAACAAAACGCCAATTGCAAAAACAATTAGAGCTTGAACGGCAAAGTTTACAGTCAGAGGTTGCTGGAGCAAAAGTTGGCGTTGAATTGGCTAAGCTCAATCTGAAGCACACAAAAATTTTGTCTCCTAAAACAGGACATGTTGGCTTGGTTAGTGCTCGGGTAGGACAATATGTTTTGCCTGGTACGCAATTAGTGTCACTCATTTCTGATGATATTTGGATTATTGCCAATTATAAAGAAACGCAACTTTCTCAGATGCGTGTTGGGCAACCTGTTGTTTTTTCTGTTGATGCATTGAACAATCAGAAATTGACAGGACGTGTGGCCCGTTTCGCACCTGCCACAGGTTCAGAATTTTCATTGTTAAAAACAGATACGGCAATCGGTAATTTCATCAAAATTGCGCAACGTATTTCAGTTCGTATTTCTTTAGATCCTGGACAAGAAGGGGCTGAAAAGCTCATTCCTGGTATGTCGGTGGTTACCTATGTGGATACTTCAAAAAGCGGTTCTGGAAAATAA
- a CDS encoding MFS transporter: protein MSAKRGGKPFPHPGVVFAGPLPKCFVYILASFILQWAYGLGANIVQSNIVYFTGDFNATLAETTWLVAAYMAPNVSVAIMLIKIRYQFGLRAFAELSILGFVLVCVLQLFVTDLRSALIIRFFAGVAAAPLASLALLYMMEAFAPAKKFTIGLSLNYMNAALATPLSRLISPDLLENGGFSSLSALEMGLVLISLGCIYALPLTPVVRNKVIQKLDWVSYSLIAFGLGLNAVIMSVGMLYWWFEAPWIGWGLALAVLSLVIATIIELNREKPLIDLRWLFSKEIVQSVLILLVFHVFLLERSSLAAGFFNLFGLLNREMMPMYLAITFGTLLGGAICVFFLRAGREDYFYLLSLGCLALGAYLDSHVNHLTRPQDMMLSQGLVSLSYALFLPPTLFKGFVVAGARGPRYILSFIAVFLLTQVTGGLMGSAFFGSLQFIFAHKNFESLIQNIVVTDSLISGEVNTLFSSSFRVPMSHVLGDKQDVSRLIEKFKLTANIFAYDDVFRLYFYIATVVFAVFLAKIFLKLCFLRAYEKKSNVSEEECKK, encoded by the coding sequence ATGTCTGCTAAAAGGGGGGGGAAGCCTTTTCCCCATCCAGGTGTTGTTTTTGCCGGACCTTTGCCAAAATGTTTTGTCTATATTTTAGCCTCTTTTATTTTGCAGTGGGCTTATGGCTTAGGGGCAAATATTGTTCAATCTAATATTGTCTATTTTACTGGTGATTTCAACGCAACTCTGGCAGAAACAACATGGTTGGTGGCTGCTTATATGGCACCAAATGTGAGTGTTGCGATCATGTTGATCAAGATCCGCTATCAGTTTGGACTTCGTGCTTTTGCTGAATTATCAATTCTTGGCTTCGTTTTGGTCTGTGTTTTGCAGTTATTTGTTACGGATTTGCGGTCTGCACTGATCATTCGTTTTTTCGCTGGTGTCGCTGCGGCGCCATTGGCTTCATTAGCGCTTCTTTATATGATGGAGGCTTTTGCACCAGCAAAGAAGTTCACCATTGGGCTTAGTTTGAATTATATGAATGCAGCTTTAGCGACGCCTTTATCACGTTTGATTTCGCCTGATTTGCTGGAAAATGGTGGATTTTCAAGTCTTTCAGCACTGGAAATGGGATTGGTTCTCATCAGTTTGGGATGTATCTATGCTCTTCCATTGACCCCTGTTGTACGCAACAAGGTCATTCAGAAATTAGATTGGGTGAGCTATAGTTTGATTGCATTTGGTCTTGGATTAAATGCAGTGATTATGTCTGTTGGCATGTTGTATTGGTGGTTCGAGGCACCATGGATCGGTTGGGGTCTGGCACTGGCTGTTTTGTCTTTGGTCATTGCGACGATTATTGAGCTTAATAGAGAAAAGCCGTTGATTGATTTACGCTGGCTTTTCAGTAAAGAAATCGTACAATCTGTTCTCATTTTATTGGTCTTTCACGTTTTCTTATTGGAGCGATCAAGTTTAGCAGCCGGTTTTTTTAATCTTTTTGGTTTGTTAAATCGTGAAATGATGCCCATGTATCTTGCAATTACATTTGGCACCCTTTTAGGGGGTGCGATTTGTGTCTTTTTTTTACGGGCCGGTCGTGAGGACTATTTTTATCTTTTATCTTTGGGTTGTTTGGCGCTTGGGGCTTATTTAGATAGCCATGTCAACCACTTAACACGTCCGCAAGATATGATGCTGAGTCAAGGATTGGTGAGCCTTAGTTATGCGCTTTTTTTACCTCCTACGCTTTTCAAGGGGTTCGTGGTGGCTGGTGCGCGAGGACCACGTTACATCTTAAGTTTTATTGCTGTTTTTCTGCTGACGCAAGTGACGGGGGGATTGATGGGGTCGGCTTTTTTTGGCAGTTTGCAGTTTATTTTCGCTCATAAGAATTTTGAATCCTTAATACAAAATATTGTTGTTACGGATTCCCTTATTTCAGGTGAGGTGAATACCTTATTTTCGTCTTCTTTTAGGGTTCCTATGTCCCATGTTTTGGGGGATAAGCAAGACGTATCTAGGCTGATTGAAAAATTTAAGTTAACAGCAAACATTTTTGCTTATGATGATGTTTTTCGGCTTTATTTTTATATTGCAACGGTTGTGTTTGCTGTTTTTCTTGCCAAAATATTTTTAAAGTTATGTTTTTTACGTGCATACGAAAAGAAGAGCAATGTCAGTGAAGAGGAGTGCAAAAAGTGA